Below is a genomic region from Taeniopygia guttata chromosome 7, bTaeGut7.mat, whole genome shotgun sequence.
GGAAAACGTGAAGTTATCAAACTTTCACAGTCTTAAAGCTGTTAAGAAAACCATCCCTTAGACAACAGGTTTTCCATATATAAACCTTTGGCAACACTAAACTATAGTACAATTATTTCCTGGCATGCAAGGTGACATAGCTTTGTTACAACAAATGTAAATGACAGAATACAGATTTCAGAATCTCTTAATAACTGGCAGCTGATGAAATGAAGATCTTCATTTACCCcattttattcttcatttttacTGGTATTCTTCCAAAAGgtctctggggaaaaaaagaaaagaaaaaaagcaacagcaatTAGGAAATATTCTACGTCTCCCAAGATTTATGAAATGTGTGTTgaacatattttttctgtttaagaGTGAGTAGATGTTAGTTTCACAGACCCCTCAATGCCTTTCTCTAATAACAGATTGAAAACAATTATTCCTAAAGGAAAAGCAGTTTAGTCATTTCTAATAGATTATTTGCCTAAATTGTTTGTTGCAATGCTGAACTACAAACATAAAATAGTCACAGTTtaataaaaactgtattttagctacactttctaaatttttaaattttgtttcagaTTTCCAAAATCAACTAGTCTTTTTGGGTGCTTTAATAATGCAAAGGGGATATCCAACATGTTAAACTGGCAATTCAAATGTGTCTTGAGTTGGCATTTAatcaatatttaaaatgctttgttatttttaacaaataattcccaaatattAACCTGTTCTCAGGGCTGATTTAGAAAATGCTGCTTGGTCTACATATAGGCAAACTAGAGCAGAGTTGCTAAACAGTCGCCTGTCAGGAGCTCAGGTTACAGCACTGCTCCCTAATGACAAGCCACAGATTAAGGCAGTGTTTTATATCACAGTCTTTAAAGAATAATCAATTTGGTGTAATTTTACctataaatatttctgattgTATAATGCCCATGCAAagtgaagttttatttttcagtaatttaatATGACCTTCTGGTAACATTCAGTGGCAATGAATGTCATTTTCAAGTTAAATAGGAAATTATTGGAGAGGTTCACCACtgataaaaattcaaataatatttGGAATGAGTTCCATTTAGTGTCTTATCCTTCTTCATCTGTCTGTAACAAAGTTTGCAACATACTACAGATATATCAATAGCTAAGAGAAAAAATAGTAGTATTTTCCCCAGGTGTGACAAATTCATTTTTAACATCAGTATATTAAGAATAGTATAAAATTCAGGCACCTTTGGGTAACTTTTGTGTTAATTAGCCATTTTAGGAACTCTTTGGCAGCCATGTCATCAAGAACTTTGTTGATATCACTGGTGAAAGTGCCATCTGCATGTCTTCGACCCATTTCTTCAGCCAGAAGAGCTTTTTCTGGGAAACTTCAAAGGTAAGAAATTATCAACACTGTGcagatcaaaacagacaaacCATTTAAAAGGGCCTTATTACAGGTTCTAATGCACTGCACATTCCCTGTCATTTTAAGGAATTAAGGGTTGAGCCTGATGTTATGGCTCAGTGCAGCAGGACGCATGTCAGAACATCTTTTGAGGCATTATTACCAAAACACACAGCTGTTCCTTCCAGTGAGCCTAAACACCTCTGTAGCAATTCTGAAAAAGCCatatatgcaaaaatatatCTCAGTCTGGAATGTCTATGCCTTATATATTAGGCATCAGTACATTTACTAAGAATTGTTATTTAACAAATATCACTACTAAAACATTACAATCAaattttcatactttttttctgttttatttagaCATAAGGCTAATTATTtacttaaaaatgtatttcctaagaatgcaatttttttttttttttttttttttttgtggaagggTAGTTGAAATGGCTCACTTAAAACACCTGTATAAAACCTATGTGCTTGTTTGATGTAAAATTGTAGAATGTTGCATTTTTTACTTGGAGTCAGATCCTGattatttttccattcagtTTTTGTCTGCTGGAAAACCAGTTTGTCAAAATCAGAGTTTGATTTAGaaaaattttctctcttgtttcaTCCCATCAAATATAGCCCATTAAGGTGGGCTGATGCAGAAGCACCCTGGGTCCTGGATTCAATGACAGGCAAACATTCATTTCAAGGAAGGCTATATACAAGTTCAACCACAAATAGTACTAAATATTGGAAAGCAGAAGGGTTGTCTACAATTATTTGCCCATCTATGTTCCTATGTTCAGTTGAGGTTGTATTTCTCTCAAATGGATACAGCAATACCTTATTTCTGCTCATGAAAATAAAGCATGACTGAAAAACAAGTGGAAGTCTGAACATAACTAGGAAGGGGAACcagcttttcccttctctgtaTAGCTGACCTCATTTATTTAactctgtttttttcaggaaattgtCAATATTTACAAAACCTTTTCCTATTTAGTCTTCCTTAACTACAACACACAATCTTGTCTTACAgattgtattttattattatttattattatttttttatgtaaaGTGAGAGACTTACATAATACTTTACAGCTGGTAGAATATTTAATCAGAGGATGAACTGAAATCCCTGCCCCAAAGAGCTTACAGTCTGAAGGCACAAATAAGTACAGAACAGTTAAAAGGTGGGGAGTGGCAGCTGCATGGTGTAGCTCCTAACCATGCAGAGTTGGAAATAGATGGGCAAAAGATGCCTGCAGGAGACTGAAGGCAGTGCCATTCTAAGTGTAAGACCACCATGACAAAAGATGTAAAGTAATGAGGGACTACATGAAGTGGATAGGGTAGAGAAATCTGCAATGAGTATGTGGAGAACAAAGTAGAAATTAAAGAAATCATAGGTAGGCAAAAACATTACTGGAGCTTTGTGTCCAGGGAACTGCAAACCATGGCAAAAGAATCAGAGGCATCTTAAAAAGGAAGATAAGTTATAGCAAATGGTAGTTGTAATGGCAGCAGTAGCTTGGGGAGACTCTGAGAAGCattggaagaggaaaagaagttaTTAGTTACTGCTGGGAATGATCATGAGCACACAGAGTACACCTGATAACATTGGTAAAAATTTAATCTTGGAAATATTGCAGAGGAAAAGATGGACTGTAACAGGAAACAAAGAGAAGGCAATTTAAGATGACACTGACTTGAATAATCTCAATGACAGTTAAGGAGACTGTAAGCAATTTGTGTGAAGGGGAAAGAGCATAGTTAGAGGAAGAAGGTCTGGTTTAGTTTTAGATGTGTTGACCTTAAAAAAAACTTGACCTTTTAGAGTATAATAGCATACTGAACAGGTTTTAATCTGTATTTGAACTTAATAATATAAAGTGGTAGTCAGTCACCAACAGAATATCTTCTAATACAAAAGAAAGACATGAAGTATAGCAAGAATGATCAAAAACACATCAAAGTTTCATCAGACATGATTTCTAACCCCAAATAGGCAAACTTTAATAATAGGAATGGATGTATTCTTACTCTCTTCTTCCTCGTCCATTCACTAACCAAGCAATGAACTCTTTGGCAGCTTGACCTTCCAAGTAAGAGGTGATGTCACTGGTGTAGGTGCCTTCAGCGTGTCTCTCAAATTCAGCGTGGCGCTTGGAGATTGCATTGCTGAAAGGAGAGCAGTACCACAGGAGCAGACTGTGTAAGAGTGTAACTTTTGAACAATCTTTATTGATTTTGATTTCCCACTTGTCAGAATAGCATTTCTATAGGAGAGAGGGGTTCTTTTTGCACCTCAAATTGATCTtgacatatttttttattgttaggTTTCAGTTCTGAAGGTATTGCCTGTACTGTGCAATACAGTTTTGTACAGAGATTGCTGAACTAGTTCTGAACAACTCCAGGTTGTTCAGAATACAGCAATTACAGCTGTATTGGAATGGTCTTACTAATTAAGTATGGGCTAGAAACTGTATTCTATTATACAGTATTATACAGTTTTTATTGTATGCTTTTTGTTGCCCTTTGTTAAATGCTCCCCCTACCTTCATCTTTATTATTTCTGAGACAAACTATTCAGACTTAATTATTTTCAAGTTTACATTTTGAGTTGTTTTATGAACACCTTTTAAATAATCGCTCTGACCAAGTcataattttggaaaattttcaaGCCTGATCAACTCCATCTTATTAAAGACATTATCCTCTCCCTCCCTACACCTCATTGTGGTTCTTTCTCTGATATAAAACAACATTATGTTACAGTGGCTCTTGGGAGGGCAAACTGCACTAAGAAGTAGACATGTTATGGAATATTTTCAATGAATAAATTTCCTagcatttctgtttcaaaatttgCTAATTTCTGCCCAAATCTAtctttttctattattttttcttcttgggaTGTCACCATTCCTCCTAATTTAGTACCATCTGCACTTTTCATCAGCATGCTAACTAGAGTTGTTTGgaacatttttaatgaaatgttaatttttttgagaTATGCAGTTTAAATGAAGCagaaacattattaaaaatttgtTATTAGTATTGACAGTGTGAATATAAGGGTCTTTGTGATCTGGGCTATCCTTTTTGGATTTTCTGACGAGAGAAAGAATTAATATAGGTATCTTAAACTGTTTTGAAAAAACACTTATTCAATCTCTCcgttatttatttaaaatttctaatCTCTCTAATCCTTTCCCAAAGACACCGTCCAATTCTGTCAAGAAATGGAATTCTGGCCTTCAGCAGGTCTTCTCCTTTCTGTAATAAGTGGTTTATGAAACATGGGACTGAGTGTGTAGGGCTGAACATTGCATCATGTTTAATCAGCTCTCTGCAAGTTTTCCTGCCCATCTTCCTTTCAATAATCTTCTCACTGGTTTTTTATTCTTCAACATAATGTGGCtggttttgttgatttttttcttcagcctttctctgtaccaagtttttctttttatgttatTCTCTACTCCCCTTGATTACTTAAAATGTGCTTtcctaaaatgtattttcatccTGTTGCATTCCTTACATCTATAGCTATAGAACACAGGTACAGGAATAAATCACATAGAGACATATCCTCTTTCCTTGTAAAAAGCAGGTgtgaaataatgtatttaattgATATTTTTTGATTGTGGTAACATTTCAAAGAACACTAGTTGTTCTCTTTCTTGTTTAACTGAAAATGAACTCAAACTGGTTTAGAATAAATAACAAGTTGTGACAAATAGAATACCTTGAGAGCTGGTCAGGaactttgttattttctttgtccTCCTGTGCTTGTTGGCTGTAGTGAAATCACACAATCATTAGATCATTATTACAGTACACTGCAGAGCCTGCATAAGTTTTATTGGTTATTATTTGAATATTATAGTAAATCCCCATGACTCATAAATGAAtattatataatttaatttcagacaTATGAATTTAAATTAGTACAATGTGTAGAAATGGTTACTTTATACTTTAAAGACTTCCACAGAGATTTAAAAGCATTAATATAATAGATGTCTGGATTCTTTTTGGACAGATTTTCTCTAGAAGACAAGACTGACATTCTTGTACATTATCCTTACTCTCAGCTTGCTAGCTTGAGTTTAATCAAAGTGCATTTGGAAAAAACATGCCAGCTTATAGTGTTGATAGTGGTAAATTATCCAGTGGTCAACAAAACTTACACTTCAGCTGCCTTTTCACAAATGGAACATTGGGATTAGAGTACCCATAGATAGGAAAGTTTTGTTAAGGCCTAATGGCCCAGAATTGtacattatatttatataacttATTCGTATTGAGCTTAATTGATTCACTGAGAAAATCTGCCTCAAAGAGGCTGAGACAGCCTTTTTAGGTGGCATATCAGATACTGCACTTTGATTTAGCCAAATTATTTTGATTCATTTAGCATGATTCTCATTTCTAGTAATATATTAATATTCTGCTAATGGCTGGACTTGATCTTAGAACTCCTTTCCAACgtaaatgattctatgattgtaTACATAAATTTTCCTCAATCCTTTTACTTATTTGAGGTTTATCATTGGTCTGGGATGGGAAGCTGATACCAAGAAATGGAATTGTCTAGATTCTTGGCTGTTTCTCTTGGCTGGAGATCTGTATCAATGTGATCAAAATGCTTACCCATTTCTTTTAGTGCTCATTAACCATTGCACAAAGTCCTGAGCTCGTCTGGTGTCCAGGTACTTGGTGTAATCACTGGTAAATGTGCCTTGTGAGTGACGTTTCACTTCATTCAGCTGTCTTGGTTCCTCTATTGGTTCAGAATGGGAAGCTTTGAATGATCTGTGAAAAGTTTACACCTTGTTAATCTGCAATGGTTGCAGTACAGTCTACAGGtgcattgatttttcttttaacaattgtattttttactattatttttgCTCCCACAAAGTGAAAGCAAGTGGCATATTGATTAGTAGCTGTCTGGTAAAAGGAATCTGTAGAGCAGATTGGACACTGCCCAGTTACACAGTCTTCTTGGATAAATAACGTAGCTATTGTTTTAATGCCCCAAATTTCTGTGCTAAGCTTTGCAGTATTAAAAACCCTGTTGATTTCAATGGTAATTTCTTTAAATCATACTATGTTTGGCTTCAAAgtataagaaaataaagttcagGCCAAGTATTTGTAAAAGTTTGGTCTGAAGAATTTACCTTGATTTCTCCTCTGTATCCTGAAGAGGATTTTGCCAGCTGCCTTGAACTATCATTAAAAGGAGACCAGcaacaaaataaatgcttttcattttcattgcctgtcaaaacagaaataaagcaacAAAGAAAAGTGTTATAATGTTTACATATGTCTGAATCAATTGCGTCAAAAAGAGATATTCTTAGTGTTCATCTAAACGTGAAGATAAATATAAAAAGCCTTCTAGGATGGGTTTCATGTCCAGTGGCCATTTTAGGGCCTTGGGTAGGCATTCAAAAGATGTAGTTTCTGTTCCAGTCTTTCAGCTCTAGTCTGTATTCTAGAAtgccaggagagctgagagCAACTGCATCCTCACTGTTTTGCAATGTGAGGATAAAGGTCtgttctctccttttctctgtgttctgctgATGGCAAGCACTAGATTTGTAGTACTGTTCTATTGCAAAACTGGGGCTAGTGATGTGGCTGTGGTTTCTTTTCCCAGGTCATTCACtagagaaaaaacaaagcaaatctTTGTCAAGAATACTGTCACATTAGCAGCTCCCCATCCATCTTTCTCATAGAAGTTGCAATGAGTTCATATCAGCCAAATAtcacaggaaataatttcatgTTGTACTTGGGCTAATACTTGTGTATTTGAAAAAGCCTTTCTGCCATCCATGACATTTTCCTATGGAGGTTTATGATACAGTCTGAAAAACAAAGGGAGATAGGACAATGAGTCCTTTGAAGCAAAGTGGTAGCAAAGTAAGTCCCAgtcacaaaacacaaaacactcTCCCCAATAAATATTATTAGTACCCTATTCCTGTGCTCCACTGCAGGAATTACTTACTGAAGCTTATTTACTTACttcttatttataaaataagGCAGTCTGAGTGAAAATATATATCTTCTCTATTGTAATGCCTTGTCACAATAGGCTGAACTTAAATATACTATGGGCAGGAGGAAGTCTTAGAAAATTATGAGGGGATGATGTGTAGTGAAGGTGCAGATTAATCCATTTTGAGATTGAGACTTGGCTCTGCACTGAGCAATGCAAATGGGGGGGGGGCTATATGAACACCTCTGAAAAGGTAATCTCTTGCATAAAAAATTTTACTGCTGTAGGGCTTCTACTCTGCCTGATTTTTAGGAGAATCTTACTGAGAATACTTTTCTAGAGTACCTCATTATCAGTATCAAAATACTTAAAGCAATCAAAATCTTAATCAAATATTGATCAaactcaggaaaataaatgtgtagCTATAATATTTTCTGATGGATTTTACTGTTAAGCAATGGAGTCAGTTTCCCTCTCTCCACCATAAGCTACTGCCAGTATTACTCATTTTTTCATCAGTGTCCCGAGACTCATTTCTGCCTTCTGCAATGTCCTGATATATAAGAATTGACCCCTTCACTTGAACATACCCTGCTATAATACCAACATATACCACAGTGTTCATATAGTCAGTCTCATTAAAATCCTATGTGTAGTACTGAACTCTGTTTTCACTGTTTCATTTGGAGCTGTAATTTGGTGGTGCAACACTGACATCCAATGTTTATCTCAAGGAATGCATAATTTCACATTTCATAGGCTTCTAGCAATGGAACAAAAGCTCTGCCTTTTCTTTGGGAAATGACTCTATTGTGATCATTTCAAAATGGTTTGATTGACCCCTCTGTTAGCTGATACAGCTGTAAATGAGTTAACCTGGACTTGGACCCCAGATAAAGTCTGGCTATTACAGCATACATAAGTAAATTTGCCCTGCTTAAAAGTCACAGCTTACAGCTGTCAGTAGCTTTATTAAACTGCCATCCAGATTAGACATAAACCCAGGTCACTGAAGTGGAGTGAAATATCCAACaccaaaagcttttcttttatataaaagttattaaaaaataattcaaattcaCTGTAATCAGTAAAGAGATATTCAGTGATTTCAGTTTATCTTGGCTCTAAATGGCCCATAGAACTTTCAGATGTGAACAATCCCAGTGGCTACTTTATTCCTTAAGTATTAAGATTAAAGTTAAATGcattttcagcttctttctAAATTTTTCAGAATCAAAATTGTGAGATTATCAAAAAGAAATATGTATAAATGCAGTTTTtgaaatttataaattttttaagaatccttattaataaaataagcTTTTCCAATAACTATTAACCTTCTGTCAAAtaagttctttaaaaaaattaacttcagtTGTGTTTTTACAGCATTTAGTATTTGCTATTGGTAAATTAAACCAGCAACATCAGTTCTTGACAAGTTAAACAGGATACAGTTTTAAAAgaagacattttaattttattcttgttAATATAGACATTCTGTgttatacagaaaaaatatattattagaaaaatagtattttcttaatttatgcTGGCTAAGCAATTAATTTCTCAATCAGAAGAAAGGTTTTATTTGCTGTAAGTTATTTAGGTCACCAGTAGATACTGCTAAAAACCATGGAACCCTATTGTCAAGGTTCAGGAAAACTGAAGATAA
It encodes:
- the GCG gene encoding pro-glucagon; protein product: MKMKSIYFVAGLLLMIVQGSWQNPLQDTEEKSRSFKASHSEPIEEPRQLNEVKRHSQGTFTSDYTKYLDTRRAQDFVQWLMSTKRNGQQAQEDKENNKVPDQLSSNAISKRHAEFERHAEGTYTSDITSYLEGQAAKEFIAWLVNGRGRRDFPEKALLAEEMGRRHADGTFTSDINKVLDDMAAKEFLKWLINTKVTQRDLLEEYQ